Below is a genomic region from Fusobacterium nucleatum.
TTTGTTTGTCATTTAGCTTTTCTAATAAGTTCAAGTTCATTTTCATTCCCCCTATACTCTTTAAATTATAACATAATTCTTCATTATAGCAAAATATAAGTTAATTTTTATTTAATCACTTTAATATATAATAAGATTATTTTATATTGACAAACTATATAAATAATTATACCATTTAAAGTACAATACAATATTATTTTACAATTTAGGAGGTACATTATGGAAACAAATAAAAAACTTGAAAAAGAAAAGCTGAGTTTGCTCAATAAAATCTTAAACAAAGTTGAAGTAGTTGGAAATAAAATGCCTGATCCTACAACAATTTTTGTAATCTTATGTATTTTAATTTTTATTATTTCATTTATATTAAGTAAGTTTGGAGTTTCAGTAAAACATCCAGGTACAAAAGAAATAATAAAAGCAGAAAATTTATTAAGTTCTGATAATTTAAAAGCTGTTTTAGTTTCTACTGTAAAAGTATTCCAAACATTCCCACCATTAGGTGCTGTATTAGTAACAATGATTGGAATAGGACTAGCTGATAAAAGTGGTTACTTAGAAGTTCTATTGACATTGTCAATAAAAAAAGTCCCTAAAAAATTAATTTACTTTACAGTTGTATTTGCAGGTTTAGTTTTTACAGCTATTGGTGATGGTGGTTTTATAGTATTGCCTCCACTAGCTGCAATAATTTTTATAAATATAAAAAAGAATCCTTTAATTGGAATATTTTTGTCATTTGCAGGTGCCGCAATAGGTTTTTGTTCAGGATTTTTCGTTGGAATGAATGATATACTTTTAAGTTCATTTACTAATCCAGCAGCTCAAATATTGGAGCCAACTTTCCAAAAAAGCCCCACTATGACTATTTATTTTAATATGGCAAATGCTCTATTACAAATTTTTATAATTACATGGGTAACTATAAAATTTATTGAACCAAGATTTCCTGTAAATGAAGAACATTCTAAAGAGAATGCTAGTACAGAAATTGGTGATTTAGAAAAGAAAGGTGTAAAATATGCAAGTATTTCTTTCTTGTTATTTGTAGCTTTTATTGTATTTTTAGCAATAGGTCCTAATGCCTTTTTAAAAGATGAAAATGGCTCTTTGATTTCTGTAAATTCTCCTTTAATGGGTGGATTAATTTTCTTTATGTCTGTAGCCTTTTTAATACCAGGTTTTGTTTATGGTAAGATTACTAAAAAAATTAAAAGTGATAAAGATGCTGTGAAATTGATTGCAACTTCTCTTAGTGAAATGGGAGGTTATATATTGATAGTTTTTGTAGCAGCACAATTTTTAAATCTATTTACTAAAAGTAATTTAGGTATAATAATGGCAATTAAAGGTGCAAATCTCATACAAGCTGCAGGTTTTAAAGGTATGCCTCTTATAATAACTTATATAATTTTAATTGCTTTTATTAATTTATTTATAGGAAGTGCCTCAGCAAAATGGGCAATTTTATCACCTATATTTATTCCAATGTTTATGTTATTAGGTTATGACCCAGCTTTAACTCAAATGGCTTATAGAATAGGCGATTCATCTACAAATATGATTTCACCTCTTTTCCCTTATGTTCCATTACTATTAGCAGTAGCAAATAAATATGATAAAAACTTTGGTTTAGGAACTTTGATGGCTAATATGCTTCCATATTCTTTTATAACATTAATTGGAAGTGTCTTATTATTTACTGTTTTCTTTATTTTTAATATTCCTTTTGGAATATAGTAATAGGAGGTCAATATGGAAGAAAAAATTAAAAAATTATCTGAAAAATACTTAGAAAGAGTTATGGAACTTAGAAGAGAACTTCACCAATATCCAGAACTTGGTTTTGACTTATTTAAAACAGCTGAAATAGTAAAAAAAGAATTAGATAGAATAGGCATTCCATATAAATCAGAAATTGCTAAAACAGGAATTGTTGCAACTATTAAAGGAAATAAACCTGGTAAGACTGTACTTTTAAGAGCTGACATGGATGCTTTACCAATAACTGAAGAAAGTAGATGTACTTTTAAATCAACTCATGATGGAAAAATGCATGCCTGTGGACATGATGGACATACAGCTGGACTTCTTGGGGCTGGAATGATTTTAAATGAATTGAAAGATGAACTTTCAGGAACTGTAAAATTACTTTTTCAACCTGCTGAGGAAGGACCTGGTGGTGCAAAACCAATGATAGATGAAGGTGTATTAGAAAATCCAAAAGTAGATGCAGCTTTCGGTTGCCATGTTTGGCCTAGTGTCAAAGCTGGTCATATAGCAATTAAAGATGGAGATATGATGACACATACTACTTCATTTGATGTTATATTCCAAGGTAAAGGTGGACATGCTTCACAACCTGAAAAAACAGTTGACCCTGTTATTATTGCTTGTCAAGCTGTAACTAATTTTCAAAATGTAATAAGTAGAAATATTTCTACTTTGAGACCTGCTGTTTTATCTTGTTGTAGTATCCATGCAGGAGAAGCACATAATATAATACCTGATAAATTAGTTTTAAAAGGGACTATAAGAACTTTTGATGAAGGAATTACAGATCAAATTGTTGATAGAATGGATGAAATTTTAAAAGGACTTACTACTGCTTATGGGGCTTCATATGAATTTTTAGTAGATAGAATGTATCCAGCATTAAAAAATGACCATGAACTATTTGCTTTTTCTAAAAATGCCTTAGAAAAAATTTTAGGAAAAGATTGCATAGAAGTTATGAATGATCCTGTTATGGGTTCTGAAGATTTTGCTTACTTTGGAAAACATATTCCATCATTTTTCTTCTTTGTTGGTATCAATGATGAACAATTAGAAAATGAAAATATGCTTCATCATCCAAAATTATTCTGGAATGAAAAAAATCTAGTTACAAATATGAAAACTCTATCTCAATTAGCAATAGAATTTTTAAATAAATAATTTTTAAGGGAGTGCAAACTTATAAAGGTATAATCACACTCCCTTTTATTTTTAATTCACTTCACTTCTATACCAAGTTCCCCATTTATCCATATCATCTAAAAGTGTTTTTAAACTATATCCAATATCAGTTAGTGTATATTCAACTCTTGGTGGAACTTCTGGATAAACTTTTCTAGTAAGTAAATCGTTTTCTTCCATCTCTCTTAAATTAGAAGTTAAAACTTTTTGTGAAATATTATTTATTGATTTTTTTAACTCACTAAATCTTTTTGTTCCATCTAATAAATCTCTTATAATTAAAACTTTCCATTTATTTGAAATTAAAAGCAATGTTAATTCTACAGGACAAGCTGGTAAATCTTTTTTCAACATATAACCTCCAAAAATATTCTAAAATAAAATTATATACTAAGTTGTTAAATTATACCATAAGATTAAATATAAAGTTAAAAAGAGATTATTGTTAAATTTTTAGTTTACAATAATCTCTTTTCCTTTATGCTGGAAATCTTACAATAAAGCAAGATCCTTCTCCTGTTTCACTTTCAACTTCTATTGTTGCAGAATGCAACTGTACTATCCTATTTACCATTGAAAGTCCTAAACCACTTCCCTTATTTTTATCTTTATTTCTAGAATCGTTTGTTTGAAAAAATCTATCCCAAATATATTTTTGGTCTTTTTTTGCTATTCCAACACCATTATCTTTAATTTGTAGAATAACTTCTTTATTTATTCTATTTAAAGAAACTTTAATAGTTGTCTTAGTAAATTTCATTGCATTTGTAAAAAGATTTATAAACAACCTTTCAAGCATAATTTTATTTCCATAGATTCTTAAATCTTTTTCAATATTTATAATCAATTCTATGTTATTATTTTCTAATAAATTTTTATAATCTTCTAATAATTGTAAAATTATATTTGAAAAATTTATTCTATCTTTTTCTATTTCATTTTGTCTTTCCATTTTAGAAAGTTCCATAATTTGATTTATTAAATTAGTCATTTTTTTTGCTTGTCTATTAATAACCTCAAATGATTCCTTAGCTTCATCTATTGTTTCTACATAATCTAAAGCATATTCACTTTGAGCTAAAATAACTGTTATTGGTGTTCTCAATTCATGAGAGACATCTGAACTAAACTGCTTTTCATGAATAAAAACTTCTTCCACAGTATCTAACATTTCATTAAATGCTGAAGCCATCTTATGAATTTCATCTTCACTATAATCTAATTCTATTCTTCTTGAAAAATTTTTACTTTTCTTAATAGCTAATGCAGTTTCTGATATTTTTTTAACTGGTTTAAATGCATTTTTAACTATTTTATATCCTACAAAAGCAACAAATGCTATAAATAAAGGAGATATATAATAAAACACTATATCCCACATTTTGGATATATCATTTTGAAATCTATTCAATGGATATATTCCTCTAATCCAATCTCCTGTATTTTTTAATCTTGTATCATAATACAAAAATTTTTTATTTTCTATTTGGTATGTATTAATATCTTCTATTGAGAATGCTAAAGTCAAATCAAAGTCTTTTGGAATTTTCCCTGCTATAATCTCATTATTTTCATTATATTTTATATAATAAATTCCATCATTAAAATTTTCAAATTCATCTGGATCTTCATAAATTTTTTCTACTGCAATGACAAGTTCTTCTGTGCTACTGTTATTGATATATCTATCTTCCAGAAGAATAGCTGATGAAAGCACTATACTAAATAAAAATACAATAACAGCAGTAAACCAAACTGTTACTCTTATACTTACTGGAATTCTTGAAAGCAGTCTATTCATCTTCTTTAAGAACATAGCCTAAACCTCTTTTTGTATGTATTAATGACTTTGAATCTCCTAAATCAATTTTTTTACGAATATTTTTTATTAAAACATCTATAATATTTGATTCTCCTTCATAATCATAATCCCACACACCATCTCTAATTTTATCTCTACTTAACACACGGCCTTTATTTTGGATTAAATATTCTAATACTTCATACTCTTTTCCTGTTAAGTCTATATTTTTTCCTGCTCTTGTAACAGTTTTTTTTGAAGTATCGACTACTAAATCATCTATTTGTAATTCATTTGAAATGTTACCATATTTTCTTCTCACAAGAGCTCTAATTCTTGCTAAAAGTTCTCTAAAATCAAAAGGTTTAACTAAATAGTCATCTGCTCCTAAATCTAAACCTTTTATCTTTTCATCTATTCCATCTCTTGCCGTCAACATTAAAACTGCTGTTTCATTTTTATTTGCTCTAAGATTTTTAACTACTTCGTAACCATTCATTTTAGGCATCATTACATCTAATATTATTACATCATAATCACCATAACTTAAATATTCAAGTGCTTCTTCTCCATCAAAAACACTATCAACACTAAAATTATTTTTCTTTAAATGTTTAGTGATTATATTATTTAAGTCTTTTTCATCTTCAACTA
It encodes:
- a CDS encoding AbgT family transporter; translated protein: METNKKLEKEKLSLLNKILNKVEVVGNKMPDPTTIFVILCILIFIISFILSKFGVSVKHPGTKEIIKAENLLSSDNLKAVLVSTVKVFQTFPPLGAVLVTMIGIGLADKSGYLEVLLTLSIKKVPKKLIYFTVVFAGLVFTAIGDGGFIVLPPLAAIIFINIKKNPLIGIFLSFAGAAIGFCSGFFVGMNDILLSSFTNPAAQILEPTFQKSPTMTIYFNMANALLQIFIITWVTIKFIEPRFPVNEEHSKENASTEIGDLEKKGVKYASISFLLFVAFIVFLAIGPNAFLKDENGSLISVNSPLMGGLIFFMSVAFLIPGFVYGKITKKIKSDKDAVKLIATSLSEMGGYILIVFVAAQFLNLFTKSNLGIIMAIKGANLIQAAGFKGMPLIITYIILIAFINLFIGSASAKWAILSPIFIPMFMLLGYDPALTQMAYRIGDSSTNMISPLFPYVPLLLAVANKYDKNFGLGTLMANMLPYSFITLIGSVLLFTVFFIFNIPFGI
- the carS gene encoding coaggregation-regulating histidine kinase CarS is translated as MFLKKMNRLLSRIPVSIRVTVWFTAVIVFLFSIVLSSAILLEDRYINNSSTEELVIAVEKIYEDPDEFENFNDGIYYIKYNENNEIIAGKIPKDFDLTLAFSIEDINTYQIENKKFLYYDTRLKNTGDWIRGIYPLNRFQNDISKMWDIVFYYISPLFIAFVAFVGYKIVKNAFKPVKKISETALAIKKSKNFSRRIELDYSEDEIHKMASAFNEMLDTVEEVFIHEKQFSSDVSHELRTPITVILAQSEYALDYVETIDEAKESFEVINRQAKKMTNLINQIMELSKMERQNEIEKDRINFSNIILQLLEDYKNLLENNNIELIINIEKDLRIYGNKIMLERLFINLFTNAMKFTKTTIKVSLNRINKEVILQIKDNGVGIAKKDQKYIWDRFFQTNDSRNKDKNKGSGLGLSMVNRIVQLHSATIEVESETGEGSCFIVRFPA
- a CDS encoding winged helix-turn-helix transcriptional regulator, whose protein sequence is MLKKDLPACPVELTLLLISNKWKVLIIRDLLDGTKRFSELKKSINNISQKVLTSNLREMEENDLLTRKVYPEVPPRVEYTLTDIGYSLKTLLDDMDKWGTWYRSEVN
- the carR gene encoding coaggregation response regulator transcription factor CarR; protein product: MKILVVEDEKDLNNIITKHLKKNNFSVDSVFDGEEALEYLSYGDYDVIILDVMMPKMNGYEVVKNLRANKNETAVLMLTARDGIDEKIKGLDLGADDYLVKPFDFRELLARIRALVRRKYGNISNELQIDDLVVDTSKKTVTRAGKNIDLTGKEYEVLEYLIQNKGRVLSRDKIRDGVWDYDYEGESNIIDVLIKNIRKKIDLGDSKSLIHTKRGLGYVLKEDE
- a CDS encoding M20 family metallopeptidase encodes the protein MEEKIKKLSEKYLERVMELRRELHQYPELGFDLFKTAEIVKKELDRIGIPYKSEIAKTGIVATIKGNKPGKTVLLRADMDALPITEESRCTFKSTHDGKMHACGHDGHTAGLLGAGMILNELKDELSGTVKLLFQPAEEGPGGAKPMIDEGVLENPKVDAAFGCHVWPSVKAGHIAIKDGDMMTHTTSFDVIFQGKGGHASQPEKTVDPVIIACQAVTNFQNVISRNISTLRPAVLSCCSIHAGEAHNIIPDKLVLKGTIRTFDEGITDQIVDRMDEILKGLTTAYGASYEFLVDRMYPALKNDHELFAFSKNALEKILGKDCIEVMNDPVMGSEDFAYFGKHIPSFFFFVGINDEQLENENMLHHPKLFWNEKNLVTNMKTLSQLAIEFLNK